The genomic segment TCGCGGGCGCGGACGCCCCGGACTGGCCGCGCGGGGTGGTGGTCCTGCGCACCAACCACCGCTACGGCGCGGGCATCGGGGCGCTCGCCGAGGCGGTGCGCCGGGGCGACGCCGACGCCGCCCTGGCCCAGCTGCGCTCGCCGTCGCCCGACACGGTCCTGGTGGAGGACCCCCTCGGCGACCCGGGTGCCCGCGGCGACGTCGTGGCCGCGGGCACGGCGCTGCGGCGGGCGGCGCTGGAGGGCGACGCCGCCGGGGCGCTGGCGCTGCTCGGGCGGCACCGGCTGCTCTGCGCGCACCGCACCGGCCCCTACGGCGTCGACGTCTGGTCCCGGCAGGTCGAGCGCTGGCTGGCTGCACAGGGCGCGGCCCCCGGCGGCGACGAGTGGTACGTCGGGCGCCCGCTGCTCGTCACGGCCAACGACTACGCGCTCGGGCTCTACAACGGCGACACCGGCGTCGTGGTGCGCACCGCGGACGGCGAGGTGCGGGTGGCCTTCGCCCGCGCCGGGGCCGCCGACGGCCTGGTCCGCTTCGCGCCGAGCCGCCTGCACGAGGTGCAGACGGTGCACGCCATGACGGTGCACCGCAGCCAGGGCAGCCAGTTCGACCGGGTGACGCTCGTCCTGCCCGAGCAGGACAGCCCGCTGCTCACCCGCGAGCTGCTCTACACCGCGCTCACCCGCGCGCAGTCCCTGGTGCGGGTCGTGGCCGGCGAGGCCGCGCTGCGCGCCGCGGTCGAGCGCCCGGCGGTGCGGGCGAGCGGGCTGCGCGGGCGCCTGGCCGCCGGCTGACGGGGCCCTCCCGGCACCACTCCGCGGCCTCAGGCGACCCGCGCCGCGCGGCCGCCGGTGATCCGCAGGAGCTCGTCGTAGGTCGTGGGGAAGAGCGTGCGCGGGTGCCCGGCGGCGGCCCACACCACGGGGTGGCCCGCGAGGTCCTCGTCCACGAGGGTCGGCAGCGGCGCGGGGTGCCCGACGGGACCGACCCCGCCGATCGCCGACCCGGTGGCCGCGCGCACGGCGTCGGGACCGGCGCGGTGCAGGGCGGGGACGCCCAGCAGGGCCGCGACCCGCGCCTCGTCGACCCGGTGGGCGCCGGAGGTCAGGACGAGCACCGGCGCGCCGCCGGGCGCGGGCCCCTGCAGGAACACCAGGGAGTTGGCGATCGCGCCCACGTCGCAGCCGAGCTGGTCGGCGGCGGCGCGGGCGGTGCGCGCCGCCTCGCCGAGCACGCTGACGCTCCCGGTGGCGCCGCGCGCCCGCAGGGCGGCCCGGACGCGGACCACGGCGGGGTGCTCGAGGAGGGGGTCGGCCACGCCGCGCAGTCTGGCGGCCCGGGCCGGGCCGCCGCCACCGCGTCGCCGGGCCGGGTCCCGGCGCCCGGGCGGCACGGGCGGCGGGGCGGGGGTTGGGCGCCGCAGCGCCGGGCAGCGCGGGGGCACGACGAGCGGGCGCCGGCAGGGCGCGCCGGGGTCACGCGGAGCGGTGCGCCGGGGGCGCGCCGCGGCGCGGGGTGACGAGGAGGAGCGTGCGGTGGCGGAGCGGGCGAGCGGGCTGCTGTCGGTGGCGGACCAGACGGACGCGCAGCGGGGCGGGCCGGGCAGCATCCTGTCCCGGCAGAGCCGCGACCACAGCGCGCTGCACGAGCTGATGCTGGCGTACGACCGGGCGGGGTCGCCCGACGCGCGGGCCCGGGTGGTGAGCGACCTCGCGGAGCGGGCGCTGCGGCACGCCTTCGCGGAGGAGACGGTGCTGTTCCCGGCGTACCGCAAGCACCTGCCCGCGGAGGGCGACCGGCTGACCGCGCACATCGAGGGCGAGCACCAGGAGATCAACGAGCTGCTGCAGGACCTGCAGGACGCCGACCCGGCCGCCCCGTCGTACGACGCGCGGGTCCGCCGGCTCTTCGCGCTCATCAGCGACGACGCGCGCAACGAGGAGGACGCGCTGCTGCCCCGGCTGCAGCAGGTGGCGTCCGAGGACGAGCTGCGCGCGATCGGGGCGGCCTGGGAGGCGGCGCGCACGGCGTCGCCGACCCGCCCGCACCCGGGGATCCCCCGCCGCCCGCCCGGCAACGCGCTGGCCGGCGTCGCGCTGGCGGCCAGCGACCGGGTCGAGGACCTGCTCGAGGGGTCGTCCCGCCGGCAGGGCACGGGGCTGCTGGGGTCCGCGCTCGCGGGCGTCGTCGCGGGAGCGGCGGGGGTCGCGGTCATGACGCTCGGCGAGAAGGTGGAGCAGGCCCTGACCGGGCGGGCGAGCTCGGAGGTGCCGGGCAGGACGCTGTCGGCGCTGCTGGGCCGGCGGTTCCCCGAGGACGACGAGCGCCGCTTCCTCGTCAACCACGCGATGCACTGGGGGCAGGGGGCCCTGCTGGGGGCGGTGCGGGGGCTCATGGCGCGCTCCGGGCACCGCGGCGCCGGCGCGTCGGCCGTCTTCACCGTGCTGCGCCTCAGCGCGGACCAGACCCTGGAGAACGGCACCGGCGTGGGCGCGCCACCGTGGACCTGGCCCCGGGGGGAGCAGGTGGTCGACGTGCTGCACAAGGTCGTGTACGCGGTCGTCACCGGTGCCGTCGCCGACCGGCTCGTCCGCCCGCCGGCCCCCGTGCTGCGCGGGCGCCCGGTCCCGCCGCGGGTGGTGCGCGGGCGCCGTCGCGGCCCCGCGTAGGCCCGCGCGGGCGCCGTCGCGGCCCCGCGGAGCCCCCCGTGGTCTCAGGCGCTCGAGGCGGTGGAACGCGCTATCCAGGCCGCGGGGTCGTCGACGACGGAGCGCACGACCGTGCGCGCCGCGCCCACGACGGCCGCCTCGGGGCCGAGCGCGGAGGCGACGACCCGCGGGGCGGCCCACGGCGCGGCCAGCAGGCGCACCGCGAGCTCGTCGCACAGCCCGGGCGCGAGCCAGCGCGACAGCGGCGCGTAGATGCCGCCGAGGACCACCTGCGGCACGTCGAGGAGGTTGAGCGCGGCCGAGACCGCCACCCCCAGCGCGTGGCCGGCCGCGTCGAGGCCCGCCAGCAGCCCGGCGTCGCCGGCCTCGGCGAGCGCCACGAGCTCGTCGAGGGTCCGCACGCCGCCGAGCGACGTGCCGGCCGGTGCGACGAGGCCGGCCGAGGCGAGCAGGGCGTCCTGGCCCGCGTACCGCTCGAGGCAGCCGCGCGCGCCGCACCGGCAGACCGGTCCGGCCGGGTCGACGCTGACGTGGCCGAGCTCGCCCGCCCAGCCGTGCGCCCCCCGGAAGAGCCGGCCCTCGACGACGACGCCGGCGCCGATGCCCACCTCGCCGGAGACCAGCAGGAAGCTCGCGCCGGGGCCGCGCTCGGTGAGCTCGGCGACCGCGGCGAGGTCCGCCTCGTTGCCGGCGCTCAGCGCCAGCCCGGCGAAGGGCTCGAGCGCGCCGGCCAGCTCGAGCACGTCGACGTCGCGCCAGCCCAGGTTCGGGGCGAGCTGCAGGGGTCCGGACGGCCCGCGCACGAGGCCGGGCAGCGCCAGCGCCGCCCCGCTGGGCTCGAGCCCGTCGCCCGCCGCGGCCGCGACGGCCCGCCGGGCGGTGCGCGCGGCGCGGGCCAGCGCCCGGCGCGGGGGGACGCCGCGCAGGTCGACGCCCTCGACCTCGCGGTGCCGGACCCGCCCGGCGAGGTCGACGACGCAGGCGGCCACGTGGTCGACGTTGACCTCGACGCCGAGGCCGGCCGCCCCGCGGTCCGCGAGCACCAGGCCGGTGCCGGGGCGCCCGCCGCCGGCGCGGCGCAGGGGCGCCGTCTCGGCGAGCAGGCCCGCGGCCACGAGCTCGTCGACCAGGCTGGAGGCCGTCGCGCGCGTGAACCCGGTGGCGGCGGCGATGCCCGCGCGCGAGGGCGGTTCCGCGCAGGCCGCGACGTGGCGCAGCGCCGCCGCGAGGTTGGCGGCGCGCACGGCGGGACCGGGGGCGGGCACGCGTTGACACTGCCAGACCTGCCACCTATGTTCAAGACGTGAACAAACGGGGGCACGCCCCGTGGACGACACCGACGGAGGTGCGGCGCATGACGGTCCAGCCCACGCGCGAGGACAGGTTCTCGTTCGGTCTGTGGACGGTGGGGTGGCAGGGGCGCGACCCCTTCGGCGACGCCTCCCGCGGCGCCATCGACCCGGTGGAGACCGTCCACCGCCTGTCCGACCTCGGCGCGTACGGCGTCACGTACCACGACGACGACCTCGTGCCCTTCGGCGCGGACGAGGCCGAGCGCGACCGGATCGTGCAGGGCTTCAAGAAGGCCCTCGACGAGACCGGCCTCGTCGTACCCATGGCGACCACGAACACCTTCACCCACCCGGTGTTCAAGGAGGGCGCGTTCACGACGAACGACCGCTCCGTGCGGCGCTACGCGCTGCGCAAGATCATGCGGAACATCGA from the Vallicoccus soli genome contains:
- a CDS encoding hemerythrin domain-containing protein, whose product is MAERASGLLSVADQTDAQRGGPGSILSRQSRDHSALHELMLAYDRAGSPDARARVVSDLAERALRHAFAEETVLFPAYRKHLPAEGDRLTAHIEGEHQEINELLQDLQDADPAAPSYDARVRRLFALISDDARNEEDALLPRLQQVASEDELRAIGAAWEAARTASPTRPHPGIPRRPPGNALAGVALAASDRVEDLLEGSSRRQGTGLLGSALAGVVAGAAGVAVMTLGEKVEQALTGRASSEVPGRTLSALLGRRFPEDDERRFLVNHAMHWGQGALLGAVRGLMARSGHRGAGASAVFTVLRLSADQTLENGTGVGAPPWTWPRGEQVVDVLHKVVYAVVTGAVADRLVRPPAPVLRGRPVPPRVVRGRRRGPA
- a CDS encoding YbaK/EbsC family protein; the encoded protein is MADPLLEHPAVVRVRAALRARGATGSVSVLGEAARTARAAADQLGCDVGAIANSLVFLQGPAPGGAPVLVLTSGAHRVDEARVAALLGVPALHRAGPDAVRAATGSAIGGVGPVGHPAPLPTLVDEDLAGHPVVWAAAGHPRTLFPTTYDELLRITGGRAARVA
- a CDS encoding ROK family protein; the protein is MPAPGPAVRAANLAAALRHVAACAEPPSRAGIAAATGFTRATASSLVDELVAAGLLAETAPLRRAGGGRPGTGLVLADRGAAGLGVEVNVDHVAACVVDLAGRVRHREVEGVDLRGVPPRRALARAARTARRAVAAAAGDGLEPSGAALALPGLVRGPSGPLQLAPNLGWRDVDVLELAGALEPFAGLALSAGNEADLAAVAELTERGPGASFLLVSGEVGIGAGVVVEGRLFRGAHGWAGELGHVSVDPAGPVCRCGARGCLERYAGQDALLASAGLVAPAGTSLGGVRTLDELVALAEAGDAGLLAGLDAAGHALGVAVSAALNLLDVPQVVLGGIYAPLSRWLAPGLCDELAVRLLAAPWAAPRVVASALGPEAAVVGAARTVVRSVVDDPAAWIARSTASSA